ATGGAAGCCGGCGCACCATCAATCGTAAAGTCAAAAGCGCTGAGAATCCTTGCACGATCTAGGAGTGGGATACATTATGAACGTAATTGAATGAATGTACAATGAACTCACTCTTTGACGCCAGGTGACCAACAGCCCGTTCCGGATCCAACAGTTCGCCTTCCAATGCAGGAGATTGCCGGCAGTTTGATTTTCTCCAGTTACTCTGCTGATCGCGAACAAAAGATGTCATGATGCGTGGTGGTGAGTTTTACGAACAAACAAAGAACGCGTCACACGAGGCTTAATAcaaagatcacgtgaccatgtTGTCTAAAAAGGCCTCgcgtttttttttggttCCTTGCTTCCCGCACCACTACCTATCGTACACTTGTCTTACACACCATGTCGGCCAACACTCAGTCCAAAGCTCTTGTCAATCCATATGCGGGTTACAAGATTCAGCCCAAATTCATCACCCTTGATCCTGAGTCTCCTCAAGAGCTCTGCAAAGGGGAAGGTAAGAGCAAACAATTCAATTACTAAACGCAACTTATTTACTTTACCTTGTTTGCCTTACGTTGTTTGCTAGTGATTGCTCGTGCTCTAGACGGCTTCATGTTTCTCAAAGGGACCAAATACGCATACCCCCATCAAGGTGCTGATGCATATTGGTGGAGGGGTATCATTGCATTTGGATTTGTGACGCCGTTGTGCGGCTCTTTCAAATACTTCACGTGGTTGGGACATTGGGGAGCTGACTGGGAAGAGAAGCATTTAGAAACCATTATAATTACAAACATTGTCCATATATCCAAGGAAAGGAACATCAACTGGCGAAATGGGTAAGTTAATAATTACCCTAGCCTCCATATATACTCATCTATTGGCTGATACTTGTAAGGACGGAGGAAATACTCTGGATAGAAACAAAACATGGCTATAGCTACGCTTTGCTGGAGCCCGACGCGCAGTACGATGGGGGCTATTGGCGACCGGTAACGGAGTCTTGGGCAAGTACCTCGGCTGATGGTGTTTCAGCTAGTCCCGCCTTCAAACCACTGCCGTGGCATAGCCCAAGGCCTGCATGGTGGGACGCATTGGGAGACGAGCAATGGGAGTACCTTgtcaatacatactggaAGAGTGACGCTTCCGAGGCGTGGTCGGATTTGCCAACTGCTGATGATCAGTCGCAAGCAAACTTGGAAACCACGGTTGCCGCTTCATCCCTGCCGCCCCCggaatatatcactgtggaCTCCGGATCGTCAAGTGAGGAGGAACCAGCTGTGGTGCTTGTCCAGACCAAGCCGCCAGTTACCAAGGGCAAAAAACGAGTAAACCGGAAGAAGAAACAACAGGCCTCAAGTCGATCTGGTGCACGGTCgtcatcaaagtcaagcAAGAAAACGAAATACAAGAAGGTCAAGGTGACCGACGCTCCTGATTCTGGTGAGGAGAAGGTTACCACATCTGTGCGGGGGTCTCGGGGCGAGGCATCCAAATGGCCTTCCCAAGCACATTTGGGAAAGGGTAAGGCGCGCCAAGATCAAGATAGCAACCGGAAGCGAAGAGTGTACTCCGGTCAAGGAGAGGCTTCCACATCTCAGAAGAGAAGAGTCACAGAGCCGATTTATGTTGAATCTAGCTCAGACGAGGATGAAAAAACCGTGTCTTCACCGGCCTCAGGTAGAATTTCAATCATCACATATTAGTCtttgctcattctttttgattgaACTTACAGACTTGCCATCTGCAAGTGAAGAGTTTTTGGAAATAGGGAATATTGATTCTCAAATGACCCTCCCCGGCAATTGTAAGCATAGTCATTCATTTTACAGATAATTCTTCTCAAGTCTTATTTGAGTGATATTGCCTCCAGCTGTCAGCCCGGCGCCGTTGCATAGGGTTTTGGAAAACTGATACACACTGGGTGCGATGACATGTCAATGTATCACATTCTTAAATAGCTTTCCTTTCTTAGTCCGTTGCATATTCATTGGAAAATCAGTGTTGCATATTATCTCAATACTACTAAATAGATCATCTTTCTAAATTCACTTAAGCATCCAACTTATGGTGGTCAGCTTCACATCAATCCTTAGCAAAATTCAAAATTAAGTCACGGTCATGAGAGGGTTTATCGAATTGCTCTTTACCCAGTTTAAAAACAACTGAGGACTTTTGAAGAGTTAACAGAAACCAAAACAGAGAAAGAGACTAAACTAATGTCAATCTAGGATGCTGTGTCAGATATGTAGGGAGCCGCTACTCACAGATTACGGCCATCAATGTGTGCTGGGAAAAGCCATTGGTTTAAGCATGTGTTAAACCTGTGTACTACCGTATGAGGATCTGATACTTGTATCTCTCTCTTGCTTACATCCTGTTATCATCTTTATCTGCGCTGGATATTCTCCACATTAGCCAAGAGCCTGGATCGGTTTGTTCTATGCCGCCCATTTGATTGGCCTTGGTTTTTACAAGATTCTTAGTGAATTACCTACTCACGTTGGTGAAGCACACAATTTACTGAAAATCGAGCCTAACAATGCTGAGAAACTCCAATGCCCTGTCCATGCTTTAAATTACCAAGTTTGGGAAGGAGATAAAGGAGTTGAAAGCATCTTCACTTTGCATGCCGGATCAATACCTGAGCTCACTCCTTACATTGAGCAATTCAGCTCTTGATAACTTGGAGCACACTTCCCGTTCCCCAAATACTTCTATGTCTTACTTTGGTCTTCAGTTACCCACTCCCCTCAACCTTTGTTTGCCAAAGGAGGCTTTAATGATGTAATTGACCATTAGGTCCTCAGTATACCGCTTTATCAATATCTAAAGAGTAACTGGAAAAGTACAATGTGAGGGAGGTGAATTTGAAAAAGAGTGTTTTTAAACAGGAGCAAGACCAACTGGTTTGTCTGGTGCCTTATTCACAGTGTATCAGAGTATAGAACATGAGCTCCAAGACAGGTGCCAAAGTAGTAAATAAAAACATGATTATGTAGTCACAAACAAGGGCCTGGCGCATAAAACCTAGAATCATTGAGTTTTCAGACATTATGATTCAAGTCCGGGGCTTCCTTGGGATTCCAAAATGAATCACATAAATAATTGCCCATAATTCCCTATGAGCAATGGCGGACGGCTGGATCTTAAATGATGCCTCGCCTTTCTTAGTTTGGGGGGTTATATAGACCCTGTTCACGTGACCTAGATCTGCATTGTTTGTCACGCGTGCTACGTGATTCCATTTTTTACAACCATAGTTCAACCGTTGCGCCATGTCTTTTCCAATTGTCTCCTCAGGTGTGTAGACGTATCTCTGCCCAGTGGCTATTTATGAGATTAAGAAATCAATGACATGTGCACAGAATTGATCAAGAAAACTGCCAGCTCACAGGTGTCAATGGGTGAGCCGAGACTGAATATAGTTGATCAAACTAGTGACCGCTGTTTTGATAGACTCTGAGGAAAAGATAATACAGAACGACGAGGTAAAGTCAAAATTATTTGATTGAGAACTCTCGCAAACAGCATGCAGTATTGTTACTTGTGCGAAGATGGCGGAAATTTGATCGACTGTTTCTGGTGCACAAACGCCTGTTGTTACACGTTGATCGGAAAGCAGGTTGACGACGCACAAGAGGAAACGGAGTCCTGCGTCTCAATCCCTCAGAGTATGCTGGATAAAGGGGATATTTTCCCATGTCCGCGGTGTGTGTCTGAGCGCGGCCTGACTTCAATCGGAGTATGTTGGCTTCTAAATTATCAAAGTGAGCTTATTAATTATTGTCTGTTCCCAGTATTTCATCAACCGAGGACACAAGGCGACAATGAGGGTAGCGCCGACATGCTCATTGATACTGGTGATATATCACCTCAAGGTATtccaacatttggcagaatCGCTGTGGCGCCAACTGCATGCTGCCTTGGCGGCTTTTCACGTCACCGTGGCCGCTGAAACGCGGCTTATACACAAAGAATTCAGAGAAGGCAAGTCAGCACACTTGCTTGACAAGTAGGTAACACTGTACTTTGATTTATTGGTCAAACTGATTGACCTTCTACTCAATGTAGGATAGACGCAAATCGCCCTTTCCACCTTGCCATTGTTTTTCTCACTGAAGGAGATCCGCAAGGTGGATGGTGGCATACTTCTCAACACGGCAATCAGAAGAGCTCGAGCGTCGGAGAAGATCAATTTCTCGAGACGTGCCTACATACGTTGAGAAAGATTGCCCGAAGAGCATTGACTGCTCGCGTTTTTGGTGTGTCCTGCGGGTTTAACCTGCAAACTAAAGGCTCTCTGAATAGGATTAAGGAGTATCTGCAGCGGTAAGTACGCATGTAAACAAACGTTACAATTCTGATTGCTAGTCTTTAGTACTGCCTTCACGTCTATTGTGCTCCCAAGCACTTGCTCCCTGCTCATGTGCGAGTATCTGTACATGTTGCCAGAAATCTTTGTCAACCTGTATTACTTTGGTGCTGGCTTGGATCGAACGCTGTTCGGCGTATGGGGAAGATCTAAAGAAGCCCGCATTCATACTGGACTGGTGATCATGGATAGGGCCGAGCAGAAGCTGCCGCTCAACGTCCGGCAGGTTCAGTATGCGCCTATAGCTTTACGACCGCTGGGTGTACAGCTACCCGCGGCTCGAGCCATATGCGGATGCTCGGAGAACCTGCAAACCGACTGGGCGTTTAA
The Rhizoctonia solani chromosome 8, complete sequence DNA segment above includes these coding regions:
- a CDS encoding ATPase is translated as MSANTQSKALVNPYAGYKIQPKFITLDPESPQELCKGEVIARALDGFMFLKGTKYAYPHQGADAYWWRGIIAFGFVTPLCGSFKYFTWLGHWGADWEEKHLETIIITNIVHISKERNINWRNGTEEILWIETKHGYSYALLEPDAQYDGGYWRPVTESWASTSADGVSASPAFKPLPWHSPRPAWWDALGDEQWEYLVNTYWKSDASEAWSDLPTADDQSQANLETTVAASSLPPPEYITVDSGSSSEEEPAVVLVQTKPPVTKGKKRVNRKKKQQASSRSGARSSSKSSKKTKYKKVKVTDAPDSGEEKVTTSVRGSRGEASKWPSQAHLGKGKARQDQDSNRKRRVYSGQGEASTSQKRRVTEPIYVESSSDEDEKTVSSPASDLPSASEEFLEIGNIDSQMTLPGNYGGNLIDCFWCTNACCYTLIGKQVDDAQEETESCVSIPQSMLDKGDIFPCPRCVSERGLTSIGYFINRGHKATMRVAPTCSLILVIYHLKVFQHLAESLWRQLHAALAAFHVTVAAETRLIHKEFREGKSAHLLDKIDANRPFHLAIVFLTEGDPQGGWWHTSQHGNQKSSSVGEDQFLETCLHTLRKIARRALTARVFGVSCGFNLQTKGSLNRIKEYLQRTAFTSIVLPSTCSLLMCEYLYMLPEIFVNLYYFGAGLDRTLFGVWGRSKEARIHTGLVIMDRAEQKLPLNVRQVQYAPIALRPLGVQLPAARAICGCSENLQTDWAFKKQLPNGPEIIFIYRSRCCGMELQVGIFPGSRKQLVYHEVTFMSEVWDTNKRLFGFHPLRNVRMKLLPPNEGKKPHLVDIGQMWTKAGSQALAAESSMNVAE